The following are encoded together in the Balneola sp. genome:
- a CDS encoding transcriptional regulator: protein MLSPTEQKQLLERLIALPKECEWVEFKQSYVEENQIGEYISALSNSACLHNQKYGYLVYGIEDGTHDIVGTDFHPKNTKIGNQELENWLATQLYPKIDFKIYEFDYEGKSISIFQIDATRNQPVRFRHDKFIRVGSYKKKLEDHPEKERKIWKRHPEASFESKIAADNLEGNEVLQLIDYPAFFEMMSIPLPADMSGILDKLIEENLVAFDSGRYSVTNLGAILFAKQLNKFPSLKRKSIRVIIYDGKNKVNTIKEQNGIKGYANGFEGLISWINDQLPENEVIGQALRSKVKMYPEIAIRELVANAIIHQDFEMKGTNPMIEIFDDRIEITNNGKPLVDPLRFIGATPRSRNEELASFMRRLNICEERGSGIIKVVDAVEIFQLPPPDFLVDDFHTIAKLYAYRPLNEMDKKDKIRACYQHTCLKHFSGERMSNKSLRKRFEISDKNYPMASRIISDTIEAGLIKDFDPSSNSKRDASYIPFWA, encoded by the coding sequence ATGTTATCACCAACAGAACAAAAACAATTATTAGAAAGGCTTATTGCTTTGCCCAAAGAGTGCGAATGGGTAGAGTTTAAGCAAAGCTACGTTGAAGAGAATCAAATAGGGGAATATATTTCAGCACTCTCAAACTCAGCCTGCCTTCATAACCAAAAATACGGCTACTTGGTTTATGGCATAGAAGACGGAACACATGATATTGTTGGAACAGATTTTCATCCTAAAAACACCAAAATAGGAAACCAGGAGCTTGAAAACTGGCTGGCTACCCAACTGTATCCTAAAATAGATTTTAAAATTTATGAATTTGATTATGAAGGAAAGAGTATCTCCATATTTCAAATTGATGCAACGAGAAATCAGCCTGTTCGATTTCGCCACGATAAATTTATCCGTGTAGGATCATATAAAAAGAAACTTGAAGATCATCCTGAAAAGGAAAGAAAAATTTGGAAAAGGCATCCTGAGGCTTCATTTGAGAGTAAAATTGCTGCTGACAATCTTGAGGGAAATGAAGTACTTCAACTTATTGATTATCCCGCTTTCTTTGAAATGATGAGCATTCCTCTTCCTGCTGATATGAGTGGAATACTTGATAAGCTTATTGAGGAAAACCTGGTGGCCTTTGATAGCGGTAGATATTCTGTAACAAATCTGGGCGCAATTCTATTCGCAAAGCAATTGAATAAATTCCCTTCTCTAAAAAGAAAATCCATCCGGGTGATTATCTATGATGGAAAAAACAAAGTGAATACAATAAAAGAGCAGAATGGCATAAAAGGATACGCCAATGGTTTTGAAGGACTCATATCATGGATAAACGATCAACTCCCTGAGAATGAAGTGATTGGGCAAGCTTTGAGAAGCAAGGTTAAAATGTATCCCGAAATCGCTATTCGTGAGCTTGTGGCGAACGCTATTATCCATCAGGATTTCGAGATGAAAGGAACAAATCCAATGATCGAAATTTTTGATGACAGAATTGAGATTACAAACAATGGGAAACCTCTTGTTGACCCATTAAGATTTATTGGTGCTACACCTCGCTCACGTAATGAAGAATTGGCTTCATTTATGAGAAGGCTTAATATTTGTGAGGAACGCGGTAGCGGTATTATAAAGGTTGTAGATGCTGTTGAGATCTTTCAATTGCCCCCGCCTGATTTCTTAGTAGATGACTTTCATACTATTGCAAAGCTTTATGCTTATCGGCCGTTGAATGAAATGGATAAAAAAGATAAAATAAGAGCGTGTTATCAACATACCTGTCTCAAACACTTCTCCGGTGAAAGGATGAGTAATAAGTCCCTCAGAAAAAGGTTTGAGATTTCGGACAAAAATTACCCTATGGCTTCCAGAATTATTTCTGATACCATAGAAGCTGGTCTTATTAAGGATTTTGATCCATCCAGTAACTCTAAAAGAGATGCCAGTTACATTCCTTTTTGGGCTTGA